In the Wyeomyia smithii strain HCP4-BCI-WySm-NY-G18 chromosome 2, ASM2978416v1, whole genome shotgun sequence genome, one interval contains:
- the LOC129722483 gene encoding uncharacterized protein LOC129722483 — MLYSTLSFAVTQTVLLCILVIMNHRIDPTAAQGQRLCGKILVSTLSMMCDEFPTLPPPHYNKRFNDDQSTPVNDRTYFGERPNVAELNDNFGQFKITRHWMIRFPKFGDRRDLSLKHHQVVKRGIFEECCLKPCTENQLRTFCAKVSSKR, encoded by the exons ATGCTGTACTCAACGTTAAGTTTTGCTGTTACTCAAACAGTGCTGCTATGTATCCTAGTTATAATGAACCACAGGATCGATCCGACAGCGGCACAGGGACAACGCCTATGCGGCAAAATACTGGTCAGCACGCTCTCAATGATGTGTGACGAATTTCCCACACTTCCTCCGCCCCACTACAACAAGCGGTTTAATG ATGATCAGTCAACGCCAGTCAACGACAGAACTTATTTTGGTGAACGGCCCAATGTCGCAGAGCTTAATGACAATTTCGGTCAGTTCAAGATAACGCGCCATTGGATGATTAGATTTCCGAAGTTTGGTGATAGGCGGGATTTGAGTTTAAAGCACCACCAAGTGGTAAAGAGAGGCATTTTCGAGGAATGTTGCCTTAAGCCATGTACTGAAAATCAGCTTAGAACGTTTTGTGCTAAAGTTTCTTCAAAGCGATAA
- the LOC129721148 gene encoding protein AMN1 homolog: MSENKTCDSRLRKQPSSLYNTCVRYAARNLKRYKNFEYLELIPPLIKNALIVNVTRVQRGFHDDELLEMLLNRSLTRINLSTSTITNRTLYSLAEKCPQLRSLTLTQGEYRFTRAGLETMVRKLSQLQHLSVKNCPFVDDNLIALLADSCPRLDLMDFESCTNITDRSAEPIKRLKLTKLNLARTRISDEFLKTIASDADGCSLEDLNIGHCKITGAGLVQLPWDTIKYIGFEGCDIGDLEFIEMSKNLKYIQWTISN, translated from the exons ATGTCCGAAAACAAGACGTGTGATAGCAGATTAAGAAAACAACCTTCATCTCTGTATAATAC GTGCGTTCGATATGCGGCACGAAATTTAAAACGATACAAGAACTTTGAATACCTGGAACTGATACCACCTTTAATCAAAAATGCACTGATAGTGAACGTAACTCGCGTTCAGCGAGGATTTCACGATGACGAATTGTTGGAAATGCTCCTAAACCGTTCCCTCACTCGCATCAATCTGTCCACCTCGACCATTACGAACCGGACGTTATATTCCCTGGCGGAAAAATGTCCACAGTTACGGAGCCTTACCCTTACCCAGGGTGAATATCGTTTCACCCGAGCCGGACTGGAAACGATGGTCCGAAAATTATCCCAATTGCAGCATCTATCGGTGAAAAACTGTCCCTTCGTGGACGACAATCTGATCGCCCTACTGGCTGACAGTTGTCCTAGGCTGGACCTAATGGACTTTGAGTCATGCACGAATATAACCGACCGCTCGGCAGAACCAATCAAGCGGCTTAAACTGACGAAACTGAATCTTGCTCGAACGCGGATTTCCGACGAATTTCTGAAGACAATAGCGAGCGATGCGGATGGCTGCTCACTGGAAGATCTGAACATTGGTCACTGTAAGATCACCGGGGCCGGCTTAGTACAGCTTCCATGGGATACCATCAAGTATATTGGATTTGAAGGATGCGACATTGGGG atttAGAATTCATCGAAATGAGCAAAAATCTCAAATACATACAGTGGACAATATCCAACTGA
- the LOC129722484 gene encoding mitochondrial import inner membrane translocase subunit Tim8, which yields MADFDASSKGSVDPELQDFLMAEKQKAQLSAQIHEFNDICWEKCVDKPGSKLDSRTESCLNNCVNRFIDTSLLIATRFAQTLQKGQSGM from the exons ATGGCCGATTTCGATGCATCCAGCAAAGGTTCCGTTGATCCCGAACTGCAGGACTTTCTGATGGCTGAAAAGCAAAAGGCCCAACTCAGTGCACAG ATTCACGAATTCAATGATATTTGCTGGGAAAAGTGCGTGGACAAACCGGGTAGCAAACTGGACAGTCGAACCGAATCCTGCCTAAATAACTGCGTGAACCGATTCATTGATACTTCGTTGCTTATCGCTACACGGTTTGCTCAGACGCTGCAGAAAGGACAGTCGGGGATGTGA